A part of Myxococcus landrumus genomic DNA contains:
- a CDS encoding aminotransferase class I/II-fold pyridoxal phosphate-dependent enzyme encodes MELKNRYRNTESMIGHGNPSFTAAKEAGLLDLSVHNTGRGKLALADGREFINTCSCSYLGLDSHPDVLQGAIEVLQRERTMCMSISRLRIRLADLDALEEELTHLWRAKTLVTNSASSASAGLLPLIASGHLLPDSQKPILVFDKSAHFSMNLIKPICADETHVITAPHNDLDFLEDLCRKHARVAYVADGFYSMGGVAIVKDLFALQDKYGLFLYFDDSHSLSLYGKTGEGFVRATMGGEVNSRTIIVGSLGKGFGTAGGAVMLGPEKHADLVGRFAGPLGWSQSLAIPAIGASVASARLHGTPELAERQRALRDNVRYFDARVPTRTAGEDFPIKIIDVGPEELAVERSRRLMERGFYASAVFFPIVPKGRAGLRIMLRSNISPEDLQRLCDAVLELAAPGT; translated from the coding sequence ATGGAACTCAAGAATCGCTATCGCAACACGGAGTCGATGATTGGGCACGGCAACCCATCCTTCACCGCGGCGAAGGAGGCGGGACTGCTGGACCTGTCCGTGCACAACACCGGGCGCGGCAAGCTGGCGCTAGCGGACGGACGCGAGTTCATCAACACCTGTTCCTGCTCATACCTGGGGCTGGACTCGCATCCCGACGTCCTCCAGGGCGCCATCGAGGTCCTCCAGCGCGAGCGGACGATGTGCATGTCCATCTCCCGATTGCGCATACGGCTGGCGGACCTGGATGCGCTGGAGGAGGAGCTGACGCACCTCTGGCGCGCGAAGACGCTCGTCACGAACTCCGCCAGCTCCGCCAGCGCGGGACTGCTCCCCCTCATCGCCTCGGGGCACCTGCTGCCGGACTCCCAGAAACCCATCCTGGTCTTCGACAAGTCGGCGCACTTCTCGATGAACCTCATCAAGCCCATCTGCGCGGATGAGACGCATGTCATCACCGCTCCGCACAACGACCTGGACTTCCTGGAGGACCTCTGCCGCAAGCATGCGCGCGTCGCGTACGTCGCGGACGGCTTCTACTCGATGGGCGGAGTCGCCATCGTGAAGGACCTGTTCGCCCTCCAGGACAAGTACGGGCTGTTCCTCTACTTCGATGACTCGCACTCGCTCTCCCTCTACGGCAAGACGGGAGAGGGCTTCGTGCGGGCGACGATGGGGGGCGAGGTCAACTCGCGCACCATCATCGTGGGCTCGCTGGGCAAGGGCTTCGGCACCGCGGGGGGCGCCGTCATGCTGGGGCCGGAGAAGCACGCGGACCTGGTGGGGCGCTTCGCCGGTCCGCTGGGCTGGTCCCAGAGCCTGGCCATCCCGGCCATCGGCGCGAGTGTCGCCTCCGCGCGTCTCCACGGCACCCCGGAGCTGGCCGAGCGGCAGAGGGCCTTGCGGGACAACGTCCGCTACTTCGATGCGCGCGTCCCCACGCGGACGGCGGGCGAGGACTTCCCCATCAAGATCATCGACGTGGGGCCGGAGGAGCTCGCGGTGGAGCGCTCGCGGCGGTTGATGGAACGGGGCTTCTACGCGTCGGCGGTGTTCTTCCCCATCGTCCCGAAGGGGCGCGCGGGGCTGCGCATCATGCTGCGCTCCAACATCTCTCCCGAGGACCTCCAGCGCCTGTGCGACGCGGTCCTGGAGCTGGCCGCACCCGGCACATGA
- a CDS encoding aldolase/citrate lyase family protein gives MSMPLQCRSFLVTPAIDPLRFEKAMEVGADIGLLDLEDGVPESLKSAARRLALEYLSSDHPRGPMCLRINSLRTEAGLRDVLALLDSDVRLDALLLPKAESPSELQQLDALLGDRFPELALLAIIETARGVESVDAIAMSTPRLRGLVFGAADLSAQLGVPLAWEPLLYARSRIAMAAAIAGVSAIDSPFFDLSDLGELEDETRRVCALGFTGKIVIHPKQVGIVHSALRPTAQMVAHARRVLAQAGDGKGGIHVVGGNMVGPPLVTVARRVLASLPIDEALAPVQLRAGSRSGDS, from the coding sequence ATGAGCATGCCCTTGCAGTGCAGGTCCTTCCTGGTGACCCCCGCCATCGACCCGTTGCGATTCGAGAAGGCGATGGAGGTCGGAGCGGACATTGGGCTGTTGGACCTGGAGGACGGTGTCCCGGAGTCCCTCAAGTCGGCGGCCCGCAGGCTGGCCCTCGAGTATCTCTCCTCGGACCACCCGCGCGGCCCCATGTGCCTGCGCATCAACAGCCTGCGGACGGAGGCGGGCCTGCGCGACGTGCTCGCGCTGCTGGACTCCGATGTGCGGCTGGATGCCCTGTTGTTGCCCAAGGCGGAGTCTCCCTCGGAGCTCCAGCAGCTCGACGCGCTGCTGGGAGACCGCTTCCCGGAGCTGGCGCTGCTGGCCATCATCGAGACGGCGCGCGGCGTGGAGTCCGTGGATGCCATCGCCATGTCCACCCCGCGCTTGCGAGGCCTCGTCTTCGGCGCCGCGGACCTGTCCGCGCAGCTGGGCGTGCCGCTCGCGTGGGAGCCGCTGCTCTATGCGCGCTCGCGCATCGCCATGGCGGCGGCCATCGCGGGGGTGAGCGCCATCGACTCACCGTTCTTCGACCTGTCGGACCTGGGCGAGCTGGAGGACGAGACACGCCGGGTCTGCGCGCTGGGCTTCACCGGGAAGATCGTCATCCACCCGAAGCAGGTGGGCATCGTCCACTCGGCGCTGCGGCCCACCGCGCAGATGGTGGCCCATGCGCGCCGCGTCCTCGCGCAGGCGGGGGACGGCAAGGGCGGAATCCATGTCGTGGGTGGGAACATGGTCGGCCCGCCCCTGGTGACGGTCGCCCGGCGCGTGCTCGCGAGCCTCCCCATCGACGAAGCTCTGGCCCCCGTCCAACTCCGGGCGGGCTCCAGGAGTGGAGACTCATGA
- a CDS encoding MaoC/PaaZ C-terminal domain-containing protein, which translates to MKKLVAAHKKVGKKRYRETHGLFFEDFEVGDVFEHRPGRTLTDVDNMWQSLLSLNTHPLHIDAVYASKTEWKRPLISSLVTLAIVGGMSLNSTSAKGVANLGWDRIRLTAPVFVGDTLYAESRILAKRRSRSRSKQGVVTVETKGLKADGTVVMTFERSFLVPLRRHGVDVDANY; encoded by the coding sequence ATGAAGAAGCTGGTGGCCGCACACAAGAAGGTCGGCAAGAAGCGCTACCGCGAGACACACGGGCTGTTCTTCGAGGACTTCGAGGTAGGGGACGTCTTCGAGCACCGCCCTGGCCGCACGCTCACCGACGTGGACAACATGTGGCAGTCCCTGCTGAGCCTCAACACGCATCCGCTCCACATCGACGCCGTCTACGCGAGCAAGACGGAGTGGAAGCGGCCGTTGATCTCCAGCCTCGTGACGCTGGCCATCGTCGGGGGGATGAGTCTGAACAGCACCAGTGCCAAGGGCGTCGCGAACCTGGGGTGGGATCGCATCCGGTTGACGGCCCCGGTCTTCGTGGGAGACACCCTCTACGCGGAGAGCCGGATCCTGGCCAAGCGGCGGTCTCGCTCCCGCTCGAAACAGGGAGTGGTCACCGTGGAGACGAAGGGCCTCAAGGCGGACGGCACCGTCGTGATGACCTTCGAGCGCTCCTTCCTCGTGCCCTTGCGGCGCCATGGCGTGGACGTGGATGCGAACTACTGA
- a CDS encoding NAD(P)H-quinone oxidoreductase: protein MRTTEVMRAVVVRTPGGPEALNLESLPRPSPGPRQLRVRVHASALNRTDTLQRAGGYVAPPDATSPLLGIEVAGVVEAVGEAVREWAPGQRVFGLVNGGGYAEACLMEEGMAVPIPEGWSFVEAAATPEAYCTAHESLLELGGLREGQSVLVHAGGSGIGTACIQVARAVGARVFFTVGNEEKHRRCLALGADAGVVRTQADFAAAVLDWTHGRGVDVIEDFVGGAALERNLRALCFGGRLLLVGLLDGLRADADLKQVVLRRLQIKGMALRPLSLEDKVAVTKRFRERWLPELVAGRVRPVIDSTFPLERVRDAHRHMESNASFGKIILEL from the coding sequence ATGCGAACTACTGAAGTGATGAGGGCGGTGGTGGTGCGGACCCCGGGCGGTCCGGAGGCGCTGAACCTGGAGTCGCTTCCGCGTCCCAGCCCGGGTCCTCGGCAGTTGCGGGTCCGGGTGCACGCTTCCGCCCTCAACCGGACGGACACACTTCAGCGCGCGGGGGGCTATGTGGCGCCGCCCGACGCCACCAGCCCGCTGCTGGGAATCGAGGTCGCCGGAGTCGTCGAGGCCGTGGGGGAGGCCGTCCGTGAATGGGCGCCTGGCCAGCGCGTCTTCGGCCTGGTGAATGGCGGAGGCTATGCGGAGGCCTGCCTGATGGAAGAGGGGATGGCCGTCCCCATTCCCGAGGGCTGGTCCTTCGTGGAGGCCGCTGCCACGCCGGAGGCCTACTGCACGGCGCACGAGTCGCTCCTCGAGCTGGGCGGACTTCGCGAGGGCCAGTCGGTGCTCGTTCACGCGGGAGGCAGCGGAATTGGCACCGCGTGCATCCAGGTGGCGCGCGCGGTGGGCGCCCGCGTCTTCTTCACGGTGGGCAACGAGGAGAAACACCGGCGCTGCCTCGCGCTGGGCGCGGACGCGGGGGTGGTGCGCACCCAGGCGGACTTCGCGGCGGCGGTGCTCGACTGGACCCACGGGCGGGGCGTGGACGTCATCGAGGACTTCGTGGGCGGCGCGGCGCTGGAGCGCAACCTGCGCGCGCTGTGCTTCGGTGGGCGCCTCTTGCTGGTGGGGCTCCTGGACGGGCTGCGCGCGGATGCGGACCTGAAGCAGGTCGTGCTGCGCCGGCTTCAAATCAAGGGCATGGCGCTGCGCCCGCTGTCCCTGGAGGACAAGGTGGCCGTCACGAAGCGCTTCCGGGAGCGGTGGCTGCCGGAGCTGGTCGCAGGCCGGGTGCGCCCGGTCATCGACTCCACGTTTCCGCTGGAGCGCGTGCGGGACGCGCACCGGCACATGGAATCGAACGCGAGCTTCGGGAAGATCATCCTGGAGCTGTGA
- a CDS encoding ornithine cyclodeaminase family protein, translating to MTRSDLRRIVEELGADALMDELIRDLTDALRTFDGDLTDVRKRDGFLLEHPRQTGCLEWMPVMRRGDSVTVKMVSYSPLNPEEQGLPTIIATNSLYDVKTGHLLALMDGVFATALRTGAASAVATRCLASPDSRVLGLVGCGAQAVTQLHAISRVFPLTEVLAFDTNEEARQSLSRRTRFLGLDVKPVSLEELEARSDILCTATSVVVGGGPVISGQSLKPHVHINAVGSDLPSKTELPKAVLERSLVCPDFLAQAMVEGECQQLRPDQVGPDLVTLVKNPDVYEPWRQRMTVFDSTGYALEDQVVTALLLRHAERLGLGTSVGLETVGGDALDPYSVLREPEPSSVRDLRRATGS from the coding sequence GTGACTCGGTCCGACCTGCGCCGCATCGTCGAGGAACTGGGCGCGGACGCGCTCATGGACGAGCTCATCCGCGACTTGACGGACGCGCTGCGCACGTTCGACGGAGACCTCACCGACGTGCGCAAGCGGGACGGCTTCCTGCTGGAGCACCCGCGTCAGACGGGGTGCCTGGAGTGGATGCCGGTGATGCGGCGAGGCGACTCGGTGACGGTGAAGATGGTGAGCTACAGCCCGCTCAACCCCGAGGAGCAGGGGCTGCCCACCATCATCGCGACCAACAGCCTCTATGACGTGAAGACCGGGCACCTGCTCGCGCTGATGGACGGGGTGTTCGCCACGGCGCTGCGCACGGGGGCCGCCTCCGCGGTCGCCACGCGCTGCCTGGCCTCGCCGGACAGCCGCGTGCTGGGACTGGTGGGCTGTGGCGCCCAGGCCGTGACGCAGCTCCACGCCATCAGCCGCGTGTTCCCGCTCACGGAGGTGCTGGCCTTCGACACGAACGAGGAGGCCCGTCAGTCGCTGTCGCGCCGGACCCGGTTCCTGGGGCTGGACGTGAAGCCCGTCTCGCTCGAGGAGCTGGAGGCGCGCTCGGACATCCTCTGCACGGCGACGTCCGTCGTCGTGGGTGGAGGCCCCGTCATCTCGGGCCAGTCGCTCAAGCCCCATGTCCACATCAACGCGGTGGGCTCGGACCTTCCTTCCAAGACGGAGCTGCCCAAGGCGGTGCTGGAGCGCAGCCTCGTGTGCCCGGACTTCCTCGCCCAGGCGATGGTGGAGGGCGAGTGCCAGCAATTGCGCCCCGACCAGGTGGGCCCGGACCTCGTCACGCTGGTGAAGAACCCGGACGTGTATGAGCCGTGGCGCCAGCGCATGACGGTGTTCGACTCCACCGGCTACGCGCTGGAGGACCAGGTCGTCACCGCGCTGCTGCTACGCCACGCGGAGCGGCTGGGGCTGGGCACCTCCGTGGGACTGGAGACCGTGGGCGGCGACGCGCTGGACCCCTACTCCGTGCTGCGCGAGCCCGAGCCCTCGTCGGTCCGGGACCTCCGCCGCGCCACCGGGAGCTGA
- a CDS encoding formylglycine-generating enzyme family protein, giving the protein MSMEVVEEGAARETWPRRDEGPPHPGMEWIPGGTYWMGSDTHYPEERPAHQVTVTGFWMDRCTVTNADFARFVHATGYVTVAERPLDPKDFPGAKPELLVPGSLVFHKTPARVDLKDLTQWWTYTPGACWHRPQGHGSTWKGQEDHPVVHVSFEDAQAYATWAGKALPSEAEWERAARAGLDRKVYVWGDEFSPGNQQMANIWQGEFPWQNLMTDGYEGTSPVGTFPPNGYGLFDMAGNVWEWTTDWFQERHQGNGGKACCIPVNPRGPPSSQKSFDPCTPQVLIPRRVVKGGSHLCASNYCLRYRPAARSPQAEDSGTTHIGFRCVARVSEA; this is encoded by the coding sequence ATGAGCATGGAGGTCGTCGAAGAAGGCGCGGCGCGGGAGACCTGGCCTCGACGTGACGAAGGCCCACCCCACCCGGGCATGGAGTGGATTCCCGGCGGCACGTACTGGATGGGCTCGGACACGCACTATCCCGAGGAGCGGCCCGCGCACCAGGTGACGGTGACGGGCTTCTGGATGGACCGCTGCACCGTCACCAACGCGGACTTCGCGCGCTTCGTCCACGCCACGGGCTACGTCACCGTCGCTGAACGGCCGCTCGACCCGAAGGACTTCCCTGGCGCCAAGCCGGAGCTGCTCGTCCCCGGCTCGCTGGTGTTCCACAAGACCCCGGCGCGCGTCGACCTGAAGGACTTGACCCAGTGGTGGACCTATACGCCGGGCGCCTGCTGGCACCGCCCCCAGGGCCATGGCAGCACGTGGAAGGGACAAGAGGACCATCCCGTCGTCCACGTCTCCTTCGAGGACGCGCAGGCCTACGCCACCTGGGCCGGCAAGGCCCTTCCCTCGGAGGCCGAGTGGGAGCGCGCCGCTCGCGCGGGGCTGGACCGAAAGGTCTACGTCTGGGGTGATGAGTTCTCACCGGGAAACCAGCAGATGGCGAACATCTGGCAAGGCGAGTTCCCCTGGCAGAACTTGATGACGGATGGTTACGAGGGAACCTCGCCAGTCGGCACTTTTCCACCCAACGGGTATGGCCTGTTCGACATGGCGGGCAACGTCTGGGAGTGGACCACGGACTGGTTCCAGGAGCGGCACCAGGGCAACGGCGGGAAGGCCTGCTGCATCCCCGTCAATCCTCGCGGCCCTCCGTCATCCCAGAAGAGCTTCGACCCGTGCACGCCGCAGGTGCTGATTCCCCGTCGCGTGGTGAAGGGCGGCAGTCACCTGTGTGCCTCCAACTACTGCCTGCGCTACCGCCCCGCGGCACGTTCTCCTCAAGCGGAAGACAGCGGAACCACTCACATCGGGTTCCGATGTGTCGCCCGTGTTTCGGAGGCCTGA
- the aspD gene encoding aspartate 4-decarboxylase has product MSTETTTEADTGTRSEEDLAATRELHKLSPFELKDTLIELADESAKTRAAMMLNAGRGNPNWIATTPREAFFLLGQFALRECRRTWNEPEVGLAGMPRSPDIAQRLRDFLETCDDSPAVRLLRDSVEYGVSVLGFNADAFVWELTDAAIGDNYPVPDRMLVHAERIVQAYLAREMCDGRPPPGRFDLFAVEGGTAAMTYIFRSLMVNGVLKKGDTIALGTPIFTPYLEIPRLEEFDLRTVDIRQSEMTAEGRHTWQYPESELRKLEDPRIKAFFVVHPGNPGATAMRRESLDLLVKIVREKRPDLLLLTDDVYGTFVEGFRSLAAELPHNTLLVYSYSKHFGCTGWRLGVVALHEDNILDTMLARLPESTRELLDERYGSISLKPEKLKFIDRMVADSRAVALNHTAGLSLPQQLQMSLFSMFSLLDKDDAYKKRCRRICRERLASLYEGMGIDLPEDPLRTAYYQTLDLEAWARKHIGPDFVEYEQARHDPLDIVLSLARRHGVVLLNGSGFEGPEWSARVSLANLDDDAYPRIGQSLKDIVIRAIREWRQNDLDS; this is encoded by the coding sequence ATGAGCACGGAGACGACGACCGAGGCGGACACGGGCACGCGAAGCGAAGAGGACCTCGCCGCCACGCGCGAGCTCCACAAGCTCAGCCCGTTCGAGCTCAAGGACACGCTCATCGAGCTGGCGGATGAGTCCGCGAAGACACGCGCGGCGATGATGCTCAACGCGGGGCGCGGCAATCCCAACTGGATTGCCACCACGCCGCGCGAGGCGTTCTTCCTGCTGGGCCAGTTCGCGCTGCGCGAGTGCCGCCGCACCTGGAACGAGCCGGAGGTGGGCCTGGCCGGCATGCCTCGCTCGCCGGACATTGCCCAGCGGCTGCGGGACTTCCTGGAGACCTGTGACGACAGCCCCGCCGTCCGGCTGCTGCGCGACTCCGTCGAGTACGGCGTCAGCGTGCTGGGATTCAACGCGGATGCCTTCGTCTGGGAGCTCACCGACGCGGCCATCGGCGACAACTATCCGGTGCCGGACCGGATGCTCGTCCACGCGGAGCGCATCGTCCAGGCCTACCTGGCTCGCGAGATGTGTGACGGCCGGCCGCCTCCGGGCCGGTTCGACCTGTTCGCCGTCGAGGGCGGCACCGCCGCGATGACGTACATCTTCCGGTCGTTGATGGTGAACGGCGTGCTCAAGAAGGGGGACACCATCGCCCTGGGCACGCCCATCTTCACGCCCTACCTGGAGATTCCCCGGCTGGAGGAGTTCGACCTGCGCACGGTGGACATCCGCCAGAGCGAGATGACCGCGGAGGGCCGGCACACCTGGCAGTATCCGGAGTCGGAGCTGCGCAAGCTGGAGGACCCACGCATCAAGGCGTTCTTCGTCGTGCACCCCGGCAACCCGGGCGCGACGGCGATGCGGCGGGAGTCCTTGGACCTGCTCGTGAAGATCGTCCGGGAGAAGCGGCCCGATTTGTTGCTGCTCACGGACGATGTGTACGGCACCTTCGTCGAGGGCTTCCGCTCGCTGGCGGCGGAGCTGCCCCACAACACGCTCCTGGTCTACTCCTACTCCAAGCACTTCGGCTGCACGGGCTGGCGGCTGGGCGTGGTCGCGCTCCACGAGGACAACATCCTGGACACGATGCTCGCGCGGCTGCCGGAGTCCACGCGCGAGCTGCTCGATGAGCGCTACGGCTCCATCTCGCTGAAGCCGGAGAAGCTGAAGTTCATCGACCGGATGGTGGCGGACAGCCGCGCCGTCGCGCTCAACCACACCGCGGGCCTGTCATTGCCCCAGCAGCTCCAGATGTCGCTCTTCTCGATGTTCTCGCTCCTGGACAAGGACGACGCCTACAAGAAGCGCTGCCGGCGCATCTGTCGCGAGCGGCTGGCGTCCTTGTACGAGGGCATGGGCATCGACCTGCCGGAGGACCCTCTGCGGACCGCGTACTACCAGACACTGGACCTGGAGGCGTGGGCGCGGAAGCACATCGGCCCGGACTTCGTCGAGTATGAACAGGCCCGGCATGACCCGCTCGACATCGTGCTGTCACTGGCGCGGCGGCACGGCGTGGTGCTCCTCAACGGCAGCGGCTTCGAGGGCCCCGAGTGGTCTGCCCGCGTGTCCCTGGCGAACCTGGATGATGACGCCTATCCGCGCATCGGCCAGAGTCTCAAGGACATCGTCATTCGCGCCATCCGGGAGTGGCGGCAGAACGACCTGGATTCGTAG
- a CDS encoding type II asparaginase, with protein MNGSKNSVWGVVCALGLLLTGAGIAAQQGAPSPPTPGQAQPQAATAKEKATEAPQASVRILATGGTIAGAQGNPQGYGYKAGTFKVEDLIKSVPNVDKLAKLSGEQVVNIGSQDMNDAVWLKLAKRTNELLASPEVDAVVITHGTDTLEETSYFLDLVVKSNKPVVLVGSMRPATAISADGPGNLYDAVAVAASPEAKGRGVLVVINDEIHAARNVTKTNTTNVETFRSLNRGPSGVVNTGKISWFEKMDKRHTVDSEFSVVGKDTLPRVDILYAHANMSPDLIDAAVKNGAKGLVIAGVGDGNMTQPALDALTKYAKKGVVVVRSTRLPSGLVLRNNEINDDEKGFVASGELNPAKSRVLLQLALQETKDPARIQRMFQEY; from the coding sequence ATGAACGGCTCGAAGAACAGTGTCTGGGGTGTGGTGTGTGCGCTGGGCCTCCTGCTGACGGGCGCGGGAATCGCCGCCCAGCAAGGGGCGCCTTCTCCGCCCACGCCGGGGCAGGCGCAGCCCCAGGCGGCGACCGCGAAGGAGAAGGCGACGGAGGCACCCCAGGCGTCCGTGCGCATCCTCGCCACGGGCGGAACCATCGCCGGCGCGCAGGGCAATCCCCAGGGGTATGGCTACAAGGCCGGGACCTTCAAGGTCGAGGACCTCATCAAGAGTGTCCCCAACGTGGACAAGCTGGCGAAGCTGTCCGGCGAGCAGGTGGTCAACATCGGCAGCCAGGACATGAACGACGCGGTCTGGCTGAAGCTGGCGAAGCGGACCAACGAGCTGCTGGCCTCGCCGGAGGTGGATGCCGTGGTCATCACCCATGGCACGGACACGCTGGAGGAGACGTCGTACTTCCTGGACCTGGTCGTGAAGAGCAACAAGCCCGTCGTGCTCGTGGGCTCCATGCGGCCCGCCACCGCCATCAGCGCGGACGGGCCGGGGAATCTCTACGACGCGGTGGCCGTCGCGGCCTCGCCCGAGGCGAAGGGCCGGGGTGTGCTGGTGGTCATCAACGATGAAATCCACGCGGCCCGCAACGTCACGAAGACAAACACCACCAACGTGGAGACCTTCCGCAGCCTCAACCGCGGCCCGTCCGGCGTGGTCAACACGGGGAAGATCAGCTGGTTCGAGAAGATGGACAAGCGCCACACGGTGGACTCCGAGTTCTCCGTCGTGGGCAAGGACACGCTCCCGCGCGTGGACATCCTCTACGCCCACGCGAACATGAGCCCGGACCTCATCGACGCCGCGGTGAAGAACGGCGCCAAGGGGCTGGTCATTGCGGGCGTGGGCGATGGAAACATGACCCAGCCGGCGCTCGACGCGCTGACGAAGTACGCGAAGAAGGGCGTGGTGGTGGTCCGCAGCACGCGGCTTCCCAGCGGTCTGGTCCTGCGCAACAACGAAATCAACGACGACGAGAAGGGTTTCGTGGCCTCGGGTGAGCTGAACCCCGCGAAGTCGCGCGTGCTGTTGCAGCTGGCGTTGCAGGAGACGAAGGACCCCGCGCGCATCCAGCGGATGTTCCAGGAGTACTGA
- a CDS encoding helix-turn-helix domain-containing protein, producing the protein MNEELAITIGSRARAARGKLGLTREEVAARIGLDEPVYGRLERGKVLPRAVVLHRLSEALGLSPQELMGLEPGENIHTLLH; encoded by the coding sequence ATGAATGAAGAGTTGGCCATCACCATTGGTTCGAGAGCACGAGCGGCGCGGGGGAAGCTGGGTCTGACGCGCGAGGAAGTGGCCGCGCGCATAGGTCTCGATGAACCCGTGTACGGCCGTCTGGAGCGAGGCAAGGTGCTACCCAGAGCCGTGGTTCTCCATCGCCTCAGCGAGGCGTTGGGACTCTCCCCTCAGGAATTGATGGGCCTGGAGCCGGGCGAGAACATCCATACCCTCCTCCACTAG
- a CDS encoding rhomboid family intramembrane serine protease: protein MQTSEADAPEDRSLLARARAAPACCALALVMLVLFALQARAGVFAVPVTGEALLAWGAGSGPTVFVEGELWRLLSGVFVHVAVWHLGLNLWALLQVGPGCERLLGTGTFIGAFALFGVAGSITSIAFYPLHVGAGASGALFGLMGLEFVMLLRRAEPLSEKERKRRMRSLLLSLVLTGIFVEAAALGSHAAHAGGLVAGLGFGLWKVSPAPAPARGAWARAGALGLLGVLLVLTGLGVSRYVRSAIAITTAHARLEAGASQEALASADEAVAAGVRLADAYLLRARAHEALFHIQESLADYAAVIAAGGDAAYARGRVCYLQALTDSATGVLEQCQEAARAEGSGGYSARIGLARVLLRRHQPQEALEAARSASSQYPGWGEPLVMEGWAQLELKNPELAQVAFIAAGASQHGAEAESLRGQAEVARRRGDLRAALALFDKLVQPGQPGVDQALADRSSIHYSAGDIAEALADLDRLAVLRPDWATVHNNRAWYLLAAGRAQEALVAAERALSLEPDNARIRGTRCWVREALGDRVGALEDCGHSSRNAPDSPTDTGMLALLEGAPLEQVQAHWEKAAESTPADRPLFTRTLVRVRQQRAQR, encoded by the coding sequence ATGCAGACCTCAGAAGCCGATGCCCCCGAGGACCGCTCCCTCCTCGCCCGAGCACGTGCCGCACCGGCGTGCTGCGCGCTCGCGCTCGTGATGCTGGTCCTGTTCGCGCTCCAGGCGCGTGCGGGGGTGTTCGCCGTGCCGGTGACGGGCGAGGCGCTCCTGGCCTGGGGTGCGGGCTCCGGGCCGACCGTCTTCGTCGAGGGTGAGTTGTGGCGGCTCCTGAGCGGCGTGTTCGTCCATGTGGCCGTGTGGCACCTCGGCCTGAACCTGTGGGCCCTGCTTCAGGTCGGACCTGGGTGTGAGCGCCTGTTGGGGACTGGCACGTTCATCGGCGCCTTTGCCCTCTTCGGCGTCGCGGGCTCGATCACAAGCATCGCGTTCTATCCGCTCCACGTCGGGGCAGGCGCCTCGGGCGCGCTGTTTGGCCTCATGGGCCTCGAGTTCGTGATGCTGTTGCGCCGGGCGGAGCCGCTCTCGGAGAAGGAGCGGAAGCGGCGGATGCGAAGCCTGCTCCTGAGTCTGGTGTTGACGGGGATCTTCGTCGAGGCGGCCGCGCTGGGCAGCCATGCGGCGCACGCGGGCGGGCTGGTGGCGGGCCTGGGCTTCGGGCTGTGGAAGGTGTCTCCGGCTCCCGCTCCGGCCCGAGGTGCATGGGCGCGCGCCGGGGCGCTCGGTCTGCTCGGTGTCTTGCTGGTACTCACGGGCCTCGGGGTCTCCCGGTATGTGCGTTCCGCCATCGCGATCACGACGGCGCATGCCCGGCTCGAAGCAGGAGCGTCGCAGGAAGCCCTGGCATCCGCGGACGAAGCCGTCGCCGCGGGCGTCCGTCTCGCCGACGCATACCTGTTGCGAGCGCGGGCGCACGAGGCGCTGTTCCACATCCAGGAGTCACTCGCGGACTACGCCGCGGTCATCGCAGCAGGAGGCGATGCCGCCTACGCTCGCGGACGTGTCTGCTACCTCCAGGCCTTGACGGACTCCGCCACCGGGGTGCTCGAACAGTGCCAAGAGGCGGCCCGCGCAGAAGGGTCGGGAGGCTACTCGGCTCGAATCGGGCTCGCGCGGGTCCTCTTGCGGCGACACCAACCACAGGAGGCGCTGGAGGCCGCGCGCAGCGCCTCCTCGCAGTACCCGGGGTGGGGTGAGCCCCTGGTGATGGAGGGGTGGGCGCAGCTCGAGTTGAAGAATCCGGAGCTTGCCCAGGTCGCGTTCATCGCGGCGGGCGCAAGCCAGCACGGGGCGGAGGCCGAGTCGCTGAGAGGGCAGGCGGAGGTGGCGCGGCGCCGGGGGGACCTGCGCGCGGCGCTCGCGCTGTTCGACAAGCTGGTGCAGCCGGGGCAGCCGGGGGTCGACCAGGCCCTCGCGGATCGTTCCTCCATCCACTACAGCGCGGGGGATATCGCGGAGGCCCTCGCGGACCTCGACCGGCTCGCGGTGCTGCGCCCCGATTGGGCGACGGTCCACAACAACCGCGCCTGGTACCTGCTGGCCGCGGGACGTGCCCAGGAAGCGCTCGTCGCGGCGGAGCGTGCTCTCTCGCTCGAGCCCGACAATGCCCGCATCCGAGGCACTCGCTGCTGGGTGCGCGAGGCGCTCGGAGACCGCGTTGGCGCGCTCGAGGACTGCGGCCACTCCAGTCGCAACGCGCCCGACTCTCCGACGGATACAGGAATGCTCGCGCTGCTGGAGGGCGCCCCGCTCGAGCAAGTGCAGGCGCACTGGGAGAAGGCGGCGGAGTCGACCCCCGCGGATCGACCCCTCTTCACGCGCACCTTGGTGCGCGTGCGCCAGCAGCGCGCTCAGCGCTGA